One window from the genome of Diospyros lotus cultivar Yz01 chromosome 11, ASM1463336v1, whole genome shotgun sequence encodes:
- the LOC127812546 gene encoding putative glucuronosyltransferase PGSIP8 — protein sequence MGEKLGAMVVVVAVAVLVAAAAAAEGGPRHRNAYATMIYMGTPRDYEFYVATRVMLRSLARLAADADLVVIASVDVPRRWLHALEQEDGARVVRVENLNNPYKKQANFDKRFELTMNKLYVWSLVDYDRVVMLDSDNLFLQNTDELFQCGQFCAVFINPCIFHTGLFVLQPSMEVFKGMLRDLEIGRENPDGADQGFIGSYFPLLLDQPMFHPPANGSRFQGTYRLPLGYQMDASYYYLKLRWSIPCGPNSVITYPGAPWMKPWYWWSWPALPLGLQWHEQRRQTLGYSAEMPIVLIQSVFYLGIMAMAGLARPGLFKLCYRRADKSMSLIQAAALKLVAMWSILAAYTIPAFLIPHTIHPLLGWSLYMLGALALASVAVNAFFLPFLPVLVPWLGILGALLVMANPWYQDGVVRALAVFGYAFCCAPLVWASLVKVIACLQVSTEKGSLLGKVG from the exons ATGGGGGAGAAGTTGGGAGctatggtggtggtggtggcggtggcggtgctTGTGGCCGCGGCGGCCGCGGCGGAGGGAGGGCCGCGGCACAGGAACGCGTACGCGACGATGATATACATGGGGACGCCAAGGGACTACGAGTTCTATGTGGCGACCCGCGTCATGCTCAGATCACTCGCCAGGCTGGCCGCCGACGCCGATCTCGTCGTCATTGCCTCCGTCGACGTCCCTCGCCGGTGGCTCCACGCTCT GGAACAGGAAGATGGGGCCAGGGTTGTGAGAGTGGAGAATCTGAATAATCCATACAAGAAGCAAGCTAATTTTGACAAGAGATTCGAGTTAACCATGAACAAACTCTACGTTTGGAGCTTGGTGGACTATGACAGGGTGGTAATGCTTGATTCCGATAACCTCTTCCTCCAAAACACAGATGAGCTGTTCCAATGTGGCCAATTTTGTGCTGTCTTCATCAACCCCTGCATCTTCCATACTGGCCTCTTTGTATTGCAG CCATCAATGGAGGTGTTCAAAGGCATGCTTCGTGACTTGGAGATTGGGAGAGAGAACCCTGATGGTGCAGACCAGGGTTTCATTGGAAGCTACTTCCCACTCTTGCTTGATCAGCCAATGTTCCATCCACCCGCTAATGGCTCCAGGTTTCAAGGAACATATAGACTTCCTCTGGGATACCAAATGGATGCCTCGTACTATT ATCTGAAACTCCGGTGGAGCATACCTTGCGGGCCTAACAGCGTGATTACCTACCCCGGCGCGCCATGGATGAAACCATGGTACTGGTGGTCATGGCCTGCCCTACCGCTAGGCCTCCAGTGGCACGAACAACGCCGCCAAACTCTTGG GTACAGTGCAGAGATGCCAATTGTGTTGATCCAGTCCGTATTTTACCTAGGAATAATGGCGATGGCAGGCCTAGCACGCCCAGGCCTATTTAAACTGTGCTACCGGCGAGCAGACAAAAGTATGTCCTTAATACAAGCTGCGGCCCTTAAGTTGGTAGCAATGTGGTCCATTCTTGCTGCCTACACCATCCCTGCCTTCCTCATTCCTCACACCATCCATCCTCTGCTCGGGTGGAGCCTATACATGCTAGGGGCTTTGGCACTTGCTTCCGTTGCAGTGAACGccttttttctcccttttctgCCAGTTTTAGTACCATGGCTCGGGATCCTTGGCGCGCTTCTGGTCATGGCGAATCCTTGGTACCAAGATGGCGTGGTGAGAGCTCTGGCTGTGTTTGGCTATGCCTTTTGTTGTGCACCGCTGGTGTGGGCTTCCTTGGTTAAGGTTATAGCATGCCTTCAAGTTTCAACTGAGAAGGGAAGCCTTCTTGGTAAGGTTGGATGA